In Perca fluviatilis chromosome 11, GENO_Pfluv_1.0, whole genome shotgun sequence, the following proteins share a genomic window:
- the pask gene encoding PAS domain-containing serine/threonine-protein kinase isoform X2, which yields MSVCTYRRSQNGEHLLVMMESVERVSAFLSFSQDGNILTCDLAFAHLHGYHHPNELKGVSVKELIPSLQIPLHSNTLPKMLRVQRVCGRSRGGASVPLCVKLQGPVLCGRPQHQNNGTGCTCPTKSHDRPDAQGNQPCSPPPSSVCKSEGSNSGVPSSEVKVDSIVLSPCPALEYSGTVWVFAPLSGLLLLHPDGSIYSIHNHLALALFGYDQDELLTKTVTFLMPGFYGWMTDSDRKASPFSDSQAEGNKSTASSKISGKNDPSSLVAGDMATVHQAVLGRSATGRGKIFTGTSTRLEKQGSALSTLSLPAVTSTRVVMADNTTELMEEAARVALCTSQLDGADTTQALLKTFAWVQPSEEETYCLVSTEPPHHNREQQLASKVHENNQPAINIIPDLPSQNGHAVGRAGGTAPDVGKDHRSCASVLQDSSFEVISMESRSSSGFCETFAVHGGSDPGQAMDSRSAHIVDSASCFLDLNSNGELVTRALAELDLSGSVELLSGRGYNDDNQNSMTSCDTAELLRTPSPCVVGSDQEAEPVEIGVDARNGLSEEQVENDHREQDHWASLSSIHKEKSQEVCMPKLDIPATSTPKKQKVNGHIPSSDTTQILEGRYEGSAYHRNGTRVDVQCDVCRTNLPDGSSMFCVWMSRPGQQGALLQTARSQHNQSGASLGERICEALHSTMDLEQSRACDGQFEEEYQPLNPVGKGAFGFVWEAMRRSDGLEVIVKFIKKARIVSECWVDDPMLGQVSQEIAILTRVQHHNIVKVLEVFENGSYFQMVMEKHGDCLDLFEFIDMQPRLDEPLASYIFRQLVAAVFYLRNKNILHRDIKDENIIIDKGFHIRLIDFGSAAMMAPKKLFFNFCGTLEYCSPEVLQGNPYEGPELEMWSLGVLLYTLLFSENPFCGVGEILQAKLKPPFPLSPDLHGVLCGLLHPDPAQRLTLDQLLLDSWISQPISLAEYSWTEVVPATNTYRSPQHESSPKVFVRQGLFPDEHDETLPDDEEDEDDRLSMVALETELQKYLHED from the exons ATGTCAGTGTGTACCTACAGACGGTCACAAAATGGAGAGCACTTGCTTGTCATGATGGAAAGTGTGGAAAGGGTATCAGCCTTTCTGTCCTTTTCACAAGAC GGCAATATCTTAACCTGTGACTTGGCGTTTGCCCATCTCCATGGATACCACCATCCCAACGAGTTAAAAGGGGTGTCTGTGAAGGAGCTGATCCCCTCCTTACAAATCCCCCTGCACAGTAATACGTTGCCCAAA ATGCTGAGGGTTCAGAGAGTGTGTGGTAGAAGCAGAGGGGGTGCATCAGTCCCACTGTGTGTCAAACTTCAGGGGCCAGTGCTATGTGGGAGGCCCCAACACCAAAACAATGGGACTGGTTGCACCTGTCCAACAAAGAGTCATGACAGACCAGATGCACAGGGCAATCAGCCATgctctcctcccccctcctctgtGTGCAAGTCAGAAGGCTCAAACTCTGGAGTGCCATCCTCAG AAGTGAAAGTGGACAGCATTGTCCTCTCCCCCTGCCCTGCACTGGAGTACTCGGGGACAGTTTGGGTGTTTGCTCCTCTGAGCGGTCTCCTCCTGCTCCACCCCGATGGCTCAATCTACAGCATCCACAACCACCTGGCTCTCGCGCTGTTTGGCTACGACCAGGACGAGCTGCTGACAAAG ACTGTCACTTTTCTGATGCCCGGTTTCTACGGATGGATGACTGACTCAGACAGAAAGGCCAGCCCCTTCTCTGATTCTCAAGCAGAGGGCAATAAAAGTACAGCCTCATCCAAAATATCAGGAAAAAATG ACCCTTCCTCACTGGTGGCTGGTGATATGGCCACGGTGCATCAGGCTGTCCTGGGAAGAAGCGCCACAGGTAGAGGCAAGATCTTCACTGGAACCAGCACCAGGCTGGAGAAACAGGGCAGCGCTCTCTCGACCCTTTCTCTTCCTGCTGTCACCTCCACACGAGTGGTTAT GGCTGATAACACTACCGAGCTGATGGAGGAGGCAGCCCGGGTTGCTCTCTGCACTAGCCAGCTAGACGGTGCTGATACCACTCAGGCACTCCTCAAGACATTTGCCTGGGTGCAACCTTCGGAAGAAGAGACCTACTGCCTGGTTTCCACTGAACCGCCACACCATAACCGAGAACAGCAGCTCGCCAGTAAAGTTCATGAAAATAATCAGCCTGCCATTAATATTATCCCAG ACCTTCCCAGTCAGAATGGACATGCTGTTGGCAGGGCGGGTGGCACCGCGCCTGATGTAGGCAAAGACCACCGCTCGTGTGCCTCTGTGCTCCAAGACTCCAGCTTTGAGGTCATCTCAATGGAGAGCAG GTCATCCTCTGGCTTCTGTGAAACGTTTGCCGTCCATGGTGGTTCTGATCCAGGCCAGGCAATGGACTCCCGGTCAGCACACATAGTGGATTCAGCCAGCTGTTTCCTGGACCTTAACAGCAATGGTGAACTAGTGACCCGTGCCCTGGCCGAGCTAGATCTGAGCGGTAGCGTAGAGCTTCTCAGCGGCAGAGGGTACAACGACGACAACCAAAACTCCATGACATCCTGCGATACAGCTGAGCTCCTGCGTACACCCTCCCCATGCGTGGTAGGGTCGGACCAGGAAGCAGAGCCTGTTGAGATTGGTGTAGATGCCAGAAACGGCTTAAGTGAAGAGCAAGTAGAAAACGACCACAGGGAGCAGGATCACTGGGCTTCTCTCTCGTCAATTCATAAAGAAAAGAGCCAAGAGGTCTGCATGCCAAAGCTGGACATTCCTGCCACGTCTACTCCTAAGAAACAGAAGGTGAATGGACACATCCCGTCCTCAGACACTACACAGATACTGGAGGGGCGATACGAAGGAAGTGCATACCACAGAAATGGCACGAGAGTAG ATGTGCAGTGTGACGTGTGCAGGACTAACCTCCCTGATGGAAGCTCCATGTTCTGTGTGTGGATGAGTAGGCCTGGCCAGCAGGGGGCACTGTTGCAAACGGCTCGATCACAGCACAACCAATCGGGAGCCAGTCTGGGAGAG AGGATTTGTGAGGCTTTGCACTCCACCATGGATCTTGAGCAGTCTCGAGCCTGTGACGGGCAGTTTGAAGAAGAGTACCAGCCTCTCAACCCTGTGGGTAAAGGAGCCTTTGGTTTTGTCTGGGAGGCAATGAGACGCTCTGATGGATTAGAA GTGATAGTGAAGTTCATTAAGAAGGCCAGGATAGTGAGTGAGTGCTGGGTAGATGATCCCATGCTGGGACAGGTCAGCCAGGAGATTGCCATACTGACACGAGTACAGCACCACAACATAGTCAAG GTGCTGGAGGTGTTTGAGAATGGGAGTTACttccagatggtgatggagaaACATGGCGATTGCTTGGACCTTTTTGAGTTCATAGACATGCAACCAAGGCTGGATGAACCCCTGGCCAGCTACATCTTTAGACAG CTGGTGGCTGCTGTCTTCTATCTGAGGAATAAGAACATCCTTCACAGGGACATAAAAGACGAGAACATCATCATCGACAAAGGTTTCCACATTCGACTGATAGACTTTGGCTCGGCTGCCATGATGGCTCCCAAGAAGCTCTTCTTCAATTTCTGTGGCACACTGGAGTACTGCTCCCCGGAGGTGCTTCAGGGAAATCC CTATGAGGGTCCAGAGCTGGAGATGTGGTCTCTTGGTGTGTTGCTCTACACTCTGCTATTCAGTGAGAACCCTTTCTGTGGTGTGGGAGAGATCCTGCAGGCCAAACTTAAGCccccattccccctctctccag ACCTGCATGGTGTGTTGTGTGGGCTGCTGCACCCTGATCCCGCTCAGAGACTGACTCTGGACCAGCTACTGCTGGACTCCTGGATCAGCCAGCCCATTTCACTGGCAGAGTACAGCTGGACAGAGGTTGTTCCTGCAACTAACACCTACC GCTCACCACAGCACGAGTCCAGTCCTAAAGTGTTTGTCAGGCAAGGCTTGTTCCCGGATGAACATGATGAGACTCTTCCTGATGACGAGGAAGATGAGGATGACAGGTTGTCAATGGTTGCCCTGGAAACGGAGCTTCAGAAGTACCTCCACGAAGATTAA
- the pask gene encoding PAS domain-containing serine/threonine-protein kinase isoform X1 codes for MSLSTEAHFGVSQSSRVKGDTICVVPDLTSDLLEDDFDLNKSYPCTRRPLYNKTLQRRNYPDSLRGEGLDVFTSVAARDLQISSLHPDSHISSVSLPHPSTISEIEESLFSQLVSGDFGLSGSPSALNPNKVILTVDHKTREILSANEQACKLFECTTTELIGKKLSCILKKTSQVLEEALEEDFPLLDGTVVAVSGKVVDVVTLSGDVPMSVCTYRRSQNGEHLLVMMESVERVSAFLSFSQDGNILTCDLAFAHLHGYHHPNELKGVSVKELIPSLQIPLHSNTLPKMLRVQRVCGRSRGGASVPLCVKLQGPVLCGRPQHQNNGTGCTCPTKSHDRPDAQGNQPCSPPPSSVCKSEGSNSGVPSSEVKVDSIVLSPCPALEYSGTVWVFAPLSGLLLLHPDGSIYSIHNHLALALFGYDQDELLTKTVTFLMPGFYGWMTDSDRKASPFSDSQAEGNKSTASSKISGKNDPSSLVAGDMATVHQAVLGRSATGRGKIFTGTSTRLEKQGSALSTLSLPAVTSTRVVMADNTTELMEEAARVALCTSQLDGADTTQALLKTFAWVQPSEEETYCLVSTEPPHHNREQQLASKVHENNQPAINIIPDLPSQNGHAVGRAGGTAPDVGKDHRSCASVLQDSSFEVISMESRSSSGFCETFAVHGGSDPGQAMDSRSAHIVDSASCFLDLNSNGELVTRALAELDLSGSVELLSGRGYNDDNQNSMTSCDTAELLRTPSPCVVGSDQEAEPVEIGVDARNGLSEEQVENDHREQDHWASLSSIHKEKSQEVCMPKLDIPATSTPKKQKVNGHIPSSDTTQILEGRYEGSAYHRNGTRVDVQCDVCRTNLPDGSSMFCVWMSRPGQQGALLQTARSQHNQSGASLGERICEALHSTMDLEQSRACDGQFEEEYQPLNPVGKGAFGFVWEAMRRSDGLEVIVKFIKKARIVSECWVDDPMLGQVSQEIAILTRVQHHNIVKVLEVFENGSYFQMVMEKHGDCLDLFEFIDMQPRLDEPLASYIFRQLVAAVFYLRNKNILHRDIKDENIIIDKGFHIRLIDFGSAAMMAPKKLFFNFCGTLEYCSPEVLQGNPYEGPELEMWSLGVLLYTLLFSENPFCGVGEILQAKLKPPFPLSPDLHGVLCGLLHPDPAQRLTLDQLLLDSWISQPISLAEYSWTEVVPATNTYRSPQHESSPKVFVRQGLFPDEHDETLPDDEEDEDDRLSMVALETELQKYLHED; via the exons ATGTCGCTGTCGACTGAGGCTCATTTTGGGGTGAGCCAAAGCAGCAGAGTGAAAGGAGACACTATTTGTGTAGTGCCCGACCTCACCTCTGATCTCCTGGAGGATGACTTTGACCTAAATAAATCCTACCCATGTACTCGGAGACCGTTGTACAACAAGACACTGCAACGTCGTAATTATCCTGATTCCTTGAGAG GTGAAGGTTTAGATGTTTTCACTTCTGTCGCAGCAAGAGACCTCCAAATCTCTAGTTTACATCCTGACTCCCACATTTCTTCTGTCTCCTTGCCACACCCGTCCACTATATCAGAGATAGAGGAAAGCTTGTTCAGTCAGCTAGTCTCTGGAGATTTTGGCCTGTCTGGATCTCCATCTGCCCTCAACCCAAACAAAGTCATTCTTACCGTCGACCATAAAACCAGAGAG ATTTTGTCAGCAAATGAACAGGCCTGCAAGTTGTTTGAGTGCACCACCACTGAGCTTATTGGAAAAAAGCTGTCCTGTATCTTGAAGAAAACCAGTCAGGTCCTGGAGGAAGCATTGGAAGAAGATTTTCCACTTCTGGATGGAActgttgtggctgtgtctgGAAAAGTG GTGGATGTTGTGACATTATCTGGAGATGTGCCAATGTCAGTGTGTACCTACAGACGGTCACAAAATGGAGAGCACTTGCTTGTCATGATGGAAAGTGTGGAAAGGGTATCAGCCTTTCTGTCCTTTTCACAAGAC GGCAATATCTTAACCTGTGACTTGGCGTTTGCCCATCTCCATGGATACCACCATCCCAACGAGTTAAAAGGGGTGTCTGTGAAGGAGCTGATCCCCTCCTTACAAATCCCCCTGCACAGTAATACGTTGCCCAAA ATGCTGAGGGTTCAGAGAGTGTGTGGTAGAAGCAGAGGGGGTGCATCAGTCCCACTGTGTGTCAAACTTCAGGGGCCAGTGCTATGTGGGAGGCCCCAACACCAAAACAATGGGACTGGTTGCACCTGTCCAACAAAGAGTCATGACAGACCAGATGCACAGGGCAATCAGCCATgctctcctcccccctcctctgtGTGCAAGTCAGAAGGCTCAAACTCTGGAGTGCCATCCTCAG AAGTGAAAGTGGACAGCATTGTCCTCTCCCCCTGCCCTGCACTGGAGTACTCGGGGACAGTTTGGGTGTTTGCTCCTCTGAGCGGTCTCCTCCTGCTCCACCCCGATGGCTCAATCTACAGCATCCACAACCACCTGGCTCTCGCGCTGTTTGGCTACGACCAGGACGAGCTGCTGACAAAG ACTGTCACTTTTCTGATGCCCGGTTTCTACGGATGGATGACTGACTCAGACAGAAAGGCCAGCCCCTTCTCTGATTCTCAAGCAGAGGGCAATAAAAGTACAGCCTCATCCAAAATATCAGGAAAAAATG ACCCTTCCTCACTGGTGGCTGGTGATATGGCCACGGTGCATCAGGCTGTCCTGGGAAGAAGCGCCACAGGTAGAGGCAAGATCTTCACTGGAACCAGCACCAGGCTGGAGAAACAGGGCAGCGCTCTCTCGACCCTTTCTCTTCCTGCTGTCACCTCCACACGAGTGGTTAT GGCTGATAACACTACCGAGCTGATGGAGGAGGCAGCCCGGGTTGCTCTCTGCACTAGCCAGCTAGACGGTGCTGATACCACTCAGGCACTCCTCAAGACATTTGCCTGGGTGCAACCTTCGGAAGAAGAGACCTACTGCCTGGTTTCCACTGAACCGCCACACCATAACCGAGAACAGCAGCTCGCCAGTAAAGTTCATGAAAATAATCAGCCTGCCATTAATATTATCCCAG ACCTTCCCAGTCAGAATGGACATGCTGTTGGCAGGGCGGGTGGCACCGCGCCTGATGTAGGCAAAGACCACCGCTCGTGTGCCTCTGTGCTCCAAGACTCCAGCTTTGAGGTCATCTCAATGGAGAGCAG GTCATCCTCTGGCTTCTGTGAAACGTTTGCCGTCCATGGTGGTTCTGATCCAGGCCAGGCAATGGACTCCCGGTCAGCACACATAGTGGATTCAGCCAGCTGTTTCCTGGACCTTAACAGCAATGGTGAACTAGTGACCCGTGCCCTGGCCGAGCTAGATCTGAGCGGTAGCGTAGAGCTTCTCAGCGGCAGAGGGTACAACGACGACAACCAAAACTCCATGACATCCTGCGATACAGCTGAGCTCCTGCGTACACCCTCCCCATGCGTGGTAGGGTCGGACCAGGAAGCAGAGCCTGTTGAGATTGGTGTAGATGCCAGAAACGGCTTAAGTGAAGAGCAAGTAGAAAACGACCACAGGGAGCAGGATCACTGGGCTTCTCTCTCGTCAATTCATAAAGAAAAGAGCCAAGAGGTCTGCATGCCAAAGCTGGACATTCCTGCCACGTCTACTCCTAAGAAACAGAAGGTGAATGGACACATCCCGTCCTCAGACACTACACAGATACTGGAGGGGCGATACGAAGGAAGTGCATACCACAGAAATGGCACGAGAGTAG ATGTGCAGTGTGACGTGTGCAGGACTAACCTCCCTGATGGAAGCTCCATGTTCTGTGTGTGGATGAGTAGGCCTGGCCAGCAGGGGGCACTGTTGCAAACGGCTCGATCACAGCACAACCAATCGGGAGCCAGTCTGGGAGAG AGGATTTGTGAGGCTTTGCACTCCACCATGGATCTTGAGCAGTCTCGAGCCTGTGACGGGCAGTTTGAAGAAGAGTACCAGCCTCTCAACCCTGTGGGTAAAGGAGCCTTTGGTTTTGTCTGGGAGGCAATGAGACGCTCTGATGGATTAGAA GTGATAGTGAAGTTCATTAAGAAGGCCAGGATAGTGAGTGAGTGCTGGGTAGATGATCCCATGCTGGGACAGGTCAGCCAGGAGATTGCCATACTGACACGAGTACAGCACCACAACATAGTCAAG GTGCTGGAGGTGTTTGAGAATGGGAGTTACttccagatggtgatggagaaACATGGCGATTGCTTGGACCTTTTTGAGTTCATAGACATGCAACCAAGGCTGGATGAACCCCTGGCCAGCTACATCTTTAGACAG CTGGTGGCTGCTGTCTTCTATCTGAGGAATAAGAACATCCTTCACAGGGACATAAAAGACGAGAACATCATCATCGACAAAGGTTTCCACATTCGACTGATAGACTTTGGCTCGGCTGCCATGATGGCTCCCAAGAAGCTCTTCTTCAATTTCTGTGGCACACTGGAGTACTGCTCCCCGGAGGTGCTTCAGGGAAATCC CTATGAGGGTCCAGAGCTGGAGATGTGGTCTCTTGGTGTGTTGCTCTACACTCTGCTATTCAGTGAGAACCCTTTCTGTGGTGTGGGAGAGATCCTGCAGGCCAAACTTAAGCccccattccccctctctccag ACCTGCATGGTGTGTTGTGTGGGCTGCTGCACCCTGATCCCGCTCAGAGACTGACTCTGGACCAGCTACTGCTGGACTCCTGGATCAGCCAGCCCATTTCACTGGCAGAGTACAGCTGGACAGAGGTTGTTCCTGCAACTAACACCTACC GCTCACCACAGCACGAGTCCAGTCCTAAAGTGTTTGTCAGGCAAGGCTTGTTCCCGGATGAACATGATGAGACTCTTCCTGATGACGAGGAAGATGAGGATGACAGGTTGTCAATGGTTGCCCTGGAAACGGAGCTTCAGAAGTACCTCCACGAAGATTAA
- the mterf4 gene encoding transcription termination factor 4, mitochondrial produces MTEVYVRRTGMGTQVAARQVLQLAVRNVPSSVYSPLQFGRRHLQPLCTRCRLFCSSTSQSALQSTQQSHELRPLSKKPATELSLRSLVDMGFTDSQAEHIKDAMSTLRGGSATKHAPSTLTALFVLGLNPSSVLKILEKCPELYTVKESQLQQRIANMRKLGLVEGSLQRVVSHYPQILTVSVKAVKHVVLFLREKCLFTIQQVTDILRDSPAIVMENVGQLEYKFQYVYFRMGVKQKEMVKSRLFRFTLDEVRCRHCFLERRGLYQTPDKKGQTLILNPKLDSILSVDQDTFLTHVANASAEEYDVFKRLMAREWQEEEQQQGSIEVDSDDDDDDDEDKEEEETIGKSGYRKRRKK; encoded by the exons ATGACGGAAGTATATGTACGACGGACAGGCATGGGTACCCAAGTTGCTGCGCGTCAG GTTCTTCAGTTGGCTGTGAGAAACGTCCCCTCTTCTGTATATAGTCCACTTCAGTTTGGGAGACGCCACCTCCAGCCTCTGTGCACCAGGTGCAGATTGTTCTGTTCCTCCACCAGCCAGAGCGCTCTCCAGTCAACGCAGCAAAGCCATGAACTCCGTCCTCTATCCAAGAAGCCAGCCACAGAGCTATCCCTACGCTCTCTGGTCGATATGGGATTCACAGACTCCCAGGCGGAGCACATAAAAGATGCCATGTCCACACTCAGAGGAGGAAGTGCTACCAAACATGCTCCGTCAACTCTCACAGCTCTGTTTGTCTTGGGCCTCAATCCTTCTAGTGTGCTGAAAATTCTGGAGAAATGTCCTGAACTGTACACTGTCAAAGAATCACAGCTTCAGCAGCGCATAGCCAACATGCGGAAACTAGGGTTAGTTGAAG GCAGTCTTCAGAGAGTGGTGTCCCATTACCCCCAGATCCTGACTGTGTCTGTGAAGGCTGTAAAACACGTGGTGTTGTTCCTCAGAGAGAAGTGCCTGTTTACCATCCAGCAGGTCACAGACATCCTCAGAGATAGTCCGGCCATAGTAATGGAAAACGTGGGTCAGCTGGAGTACAAGTTTCAG TACGTCTACTTCCGAATGGGTGTCAAACAGAAAGAGATGGTGAAGTCCAGGTTGTTCCGTTTCACTCTGGACGAGGTGCGCTGTCGACACTGTTTTCTGGAGCGCAGGGGCCTGTATCAAACCCCAGACAAAAAAGGACAGACGTTGATCCTCAACCCCAAACTGGACAGCATCCTCAGCGTTGACCAGGACACCTTCCTCACGCATGTTGCCAATGCGTCTGCAGAGGAGTATGATGTATTTAAGAGACTGATGGCAAGAGAATGGcaggaagaggagcagcagcagggcAGCATTGAAGTTgatagtgatgatgatgatgatgatgatgaggataaagaagaggaggagactATAGGGAAAAGTGGAtacaggaagaggagaaagaaatgA